A region from the Nocardioides exalbidus genome encodes:
- a CDS encoding MFS transporter translates to MADEIPADPAAPQVEAHLPPGVTRGPETVRAFRQVLGNTLVANVTSSYLWFALTFWAYLETRSVMATAIIGGGYMLFTAVFGTFFGTLVDRHRKKQVMVISSTVTLVTYATAGGLWVLLGEDRLADWGSPWFWLLSAVILAGGVVESLRNIALSTTVTLLVPDDDRDKANGLVGTVQGISFMVTSVFSGLSVGLIGMGWTLAVSIVLTGVSLLHLLPITIPERAPDPEEGGARFDVRGAIAAITVVPGLVALILFTTFNNLVSGVYVALMDPYGLELFSVEAWGIVLGVTGIGFVIGGGLVARFGLGKNPVRTLLLINLAVAVLGMTFTIRELAWLYVLGIFVFMALMPVAEASEQTILQRVVPYRTQGRVFGFAQSVELAASPISAFLIGPIAEFWLIPYMESGAGRDTWGWLLGDGDARGIALVFLAAGAIMMVTVLLALASSPYRRLSSSYAVAPPQQLEATQ, encoded by the coding sequence GTGGCCGACGAGATCCCCGCCGATCCTGCAGCCCCGCAGGTCGAGGCGCACCTCCCGCCCGGGGTGACCCGCGGGCCGGAGACCGTGCGCGCCTTCCGGCAGGTGCTCGGCAACACCCTCGTGGCCAACGTGACGTCGAGCTACCTCTGGTTCGCGCTCACCTTCTGGGCCTACCTCGAGACCCGCTCGGTGATGGCCACCGCGATCATCGGCGGCGGCTACATGCTCTTCACCGCAGTTTTCGGCACCTTCTTCGGCACGCTGGTCGACCGGCACCGCAAGAAGCAGGTCATGGTCATCTCCTCGACCGTGACGCTGGTGACCTACGCCACCGCCGGCGGTCTCTGGGTGCTGCTCGGCGAGGACCGCCTCGCCGACTGGGGCAGCCCGTGGTTCTGGCTGCTCAGCGCGGTGATCCTGGCCGGGGGCGTCGTGGAGAGCCTGCGCAACATCGCGCTGTCGACCACGGTCACACTGCTCGTCCCCGACGACGACCGCGACAAGGCCAATGGCTTGGTCGGCACCGTGCAGGGCATCTCGTTCATGGTCACGAGCGTCTTCAGCGGCCTGAGCGTCGGCCTCATCGGCATGGGCTGGACCCTCGCGGTCTCGATCGTGCTGACCGGCGTCTCGCTGCTCCACCTGCTGCCGATCACCATCCCCGAGCGCGCGCCCGACCCGGAGGAGGGCGGCGCCCGGTTCGACGTCAGGGGGGCGATCGCCGCCATCACCGTGGTGCCCGGCCTGGTCGCCCTCATCCTCTTCACGACCTTCAACAACCTGGTGAGCGGCGTCTACGTCGCGCTCATGGACCCCTACGGCCTCGAGCTCTTCAGCGTCGAGGCGTGGGGCATCGTCCTCGGCGTGACGGGCATCGGCTTCGTCATCGGCGGCGGCCTCGTCGCCAGGTTCGGCCTCGGGAAGAACCCCGTGCGCACGCTCCTGCTGATCAACCTGGCCGTCGCGGTGCTCGGGATGACGTTCACGATCCGGGAGCTCGCCTGGCTCTACGTCCTCGGCATCTTCGTCTTCATGGCGCTGATGCCGGTGGCGGAGGCGTCGGAGCAGACGATCCTCCAGCGCGTCGTCCCCTACCGGACCCAGGGTCGTGTCTTCGGGTTCGCCCAGAGCGTCGAGCTCGCGGCCAGCCCGATCTCGGCGTTCCTGATCGGGCCGATCGCCGAGTTCTGGCTGATCCCCTACATGGAGTCCGGCGCCGGTCGTGACACGTGGGGGTGGTTGCTCGGCGACGGCGACGCCCGCGGGATCGCGCTCGTCTTCCTCGCCGCCGGCGCCATCATGATGGTGACGGTCCTCCTCGCGCTCGCCTCGTCGCCCTACCGCCGACTCTCCTCGTCCTACGCCGTCGCGCCGCCGCAGCAGCTCGAGGCGACGCAGTAG
- a CDS encoding alpha/beta hydrolase family protein, with translation MAALTLATRSSLATAALVLLAGCTSEPDAGPAPAGESSATTSAEPEAAETPTETPTETPTETQSPEPPPNPISIAALAQADLTGGGLRLGAVRERTPAYTSYDVTFASTTAGDGTAPLRISGVLNVPTGRAPQGGGWPAVVLGHGYIDPAYYVRGQGMTRERGFLAQRGYVALHVDYRNHAESSDDPRIESAVRLGYATDVIAAAQALQESRDVRVDPDRIALFGRSMGGGVMLKALAIDPGLFAAGVGWASVSSLEGQNFDHFQRPDAPVAQLEAAFRGRHGLPDEDPAFWRGVSPRPSFGDITEPVLMVHGRFDDTCPPPWATATQRALTEAGVDSTLEWYDDGHAFGPAFVAAMDRTVRFLDNRMPA, from the coding sequence ATGGCAGCGCTCACGCTCGCGACCCGGTCCTCCCTGGCAACGGCGGCCCTGGTGCTGCTCGCGGGCTGCACCAGCGAGCCGGACGCGGGCCCGGCACCTGCCGGGGAGTCGAGCGCGACGACGTCCGCCGAGCCGGAGGCAGCCGAGACGCCGACGGAAACCCCGACCGAGACCCCGACCGAGACCCAGTCCCCCGAGCCGCCGCCGAACCCCATCTCGATCGCCGCGCTCGCCCAGGCCGACCTCACCGGCGGCGGTCTGCGGCTGGGAGCGGTGCGCGAGCGGACGCCCGCCTACACGTCGTACGACGTCACGTTCGCCTCGACGACCGCGGGAGACGGGACCGCGCCGCTGCGCATCAGCGGCGTGCTCAACGTGCCGACCGGGCGGGCACCCCAGGGAGGGGGATGGCCCGCGGTCGTGCTCGGCCACGGCTACATCGACCCGGCCTACTACGTCCGCGGCCAGGGCATGACCCGCGAGCGCGGCTTCCTGGCCCAGCGCGGCTACGTCGCCCTGCACGTCGACTACCGCAACCACGCCGAGTCGAGCGACGACCCGCGGATCGAGTCCGCCGTGCGGCTCGGGTACGCCACCGACGTGATCGCCGCGGCGCAGGCGCTGCAGGAGTCGCGGGACGTCCGCGTGGACCCCGACCGGATCGCGCTCTTCGGCCGGTCGATGGGCGGCGGCGTGATGCTCAAGGCGCTCGCGATCGACCCGGGGCTCTTCGCCGCCGGTGTCGGCTGGGCCTCGGTGTCGAGCCTCGAGGGCCAGAACTTCGACCACTTCCAGCGACCCGACGCGCCGGTCGCCCAGCTCGAGGCGGCCTTCCGCGGCCGGCACGGCCTGCCCGACGAGGACCCCGCCTTCTGGCGGGGCGTCTCGCCGCGCCCGAGCTTCGGTGACATCACCGAGCCGGTGCTGATGGTCCACGGCCGCTTCGACGACACCTGCCCGCCGCCGTGGGCCACCGCGACGCAACGCGCGCTCACCGAGGCCGGCGTCGACTCGACACTCGAGTGGTACGACGACGGGCACGCCTTCGGCCCGGCCTTCGTCGCCGCGATGGACCGCACCGTCCGGTTCCTCGACAACCGGATGCCCGCCTGA
- a CDS encoding MOSC domain-containing protein — protein sequence MTSRVHSIHVAPGRRLPTKSVGSVEAEEGRGLVGDRYHGSKHRHVTVQVLDDLEAAAEALGRPVDPGLTRRNITLDHGPLPTRPGERMTIADVDLEVVRIAAPCRLLDDDLGPGAMQALKSPRGGTVFRLLSSGTISVGDEAAIVPAPDS from the coding sequence GTGACCTCCCGCGTGCACTCGATCCACGTCGCGCCGGGCCGCCGGCTGCCGACGAAGTCGGTCGGGAGCGTCGAGGCCGAGGAGGGCCGGGGCCTGGTCGGCGACCGCTACCACGGCTCGAAGCACCGGCACGTCACCGTGCAGGTCCTCGACGACCTCGAGGCCGCTGCCGAGGCGCTCGGCCGGCCGGTCGACCCCGGCCTCACGCGGCGCAACATCACCCTCGACCACGGCCCGCTCCCGACGCGACCGGGCGAGCGCATGACGATCGCCGACGTCGACCTCGAGGTGGTCCGGATCGCGGCGCCGTGCCGGCTCCTCGACGACGACCTCGGCCCGGGCGCGATGCAGGCGCTGAAGTCGCCCCGCGGCGGCACGGTCTTCCGGCTGCTGTCGTCCGGCACGATCAGCGTCGGCGACGAGGCCGCGATCGTCCCGGCCCCTGACAGCTAG
- a CDS encoding DinB family protein, with translation MDDHLLDPATALLDYLQDARDSLLWKLEGLGERDLRLPRTPTGTNLLGIVRHCANVEIGYFGPTFGREWPETDHPLYVTDEVADLDPQADWWVPADVPASEVVEFYRRVWAFCDETVASLPLDARGRVPWWPEDHCDVSLHRVVVHVISDVARHAGHADILREGIDGAAGFLVGSSNLPDLEWSSYVARLTAVAEEFPAV, from the coding sequence ATGGACGACCACCTGCTCGACCCCGCGACCGCGCTGCTCGACTACCTCCAGGACGCGAGGGACTCGCTGCTCTGGAAGCTCGAGGGGCTGGGCGAGCGGGACCTGCGCCTGCCGCGCACCCCGACCGGCACCAACCTGCTCGGGATCGTGCGCCACTGCGCCAACGTCGAGATCGGCTACTTCGGGCCGACGTTCGGCCGCGAGTGGCCCGAGACCGACCACCCCCTGTACGTCACCGACGAGGTGGCCGACCTCGATCCGCAGGCCGACTGGTGGGTCCCGGCCGACGTGCCGGCGAGCGAGGTCGTCGAGTTCTACCGCCGGGTGTGGGCCTTCTGCGACGAGACCGTCGCCAGCCTGCCGCTCGACGCCCGCGGGCGGGTGCCGTGGTGGCCCGAGGACCACTGCGACGTCTCGCTGCACCGGGTCGTCGTGCACGTCATCAGCGACGTCGCCCGGCACGCCGGCCACGCCGACATCCTGCGCGAGGGCATCGACGGCGCCGCCGGCTTCCTCGTCGGCTCGAGCAACCTGCCCGACCTCGAGTGGTCGTCGTACGTCGCCAGGCTGACGGCGGTCGCGGAGGAGTTCCCAGCGGTCTAG
- a CDS encoding immune inhibitor A domain-containing protein encodes MRSTTLGLSLALITGLGALSIAPATSAPAETKRSVGEAHAANSEHVLPNPEAEKQAALRQQAWADVLSGEASPQTINGTSVLKVGKEPAARGKAGARKGKAATTQDQYVELGNERTDEVFVLLVDFGNQRHPNYPDRDTDPLTPGPVTFEGPGFNEIPQPGPNDNSTQWRKNFNKKYYKDLYFGEGDLKDSLKSYYERQSSGRYSVDGMVTDVVTVPYNEARYGRSNGYPCAGNVCNNTWNLISDGMTQWVADQRAAGKTDAQIKRIVSKFDKVDRYDFDGDGNFDEPDGYIDRFQVIHSGGDQADGDPIYGEDAIWSHRWKAFQGTGQGPTPGGVANPDGGTQIGNTGIWVADYTVQPENGGISVVAHEYGHDLGLPDHYDTAASGDNPVSWWTLMAQSRVSAAGDQGIGTRAADLGVWDKLQLGWLDYETVVAGQDRTIDLGPHEYNSSKAQGVAVVLPDKQVATTLPTPAEGTKQWYSGAGDGYEATMARTDLAIPAGTTTLSLKAAWNIEEDYDYGYLEVQSPAGSGTWTPLDTSAIDPDTDGDTNPDNDPIAETGIDGVSDYVTATYDLSAYAGQTIGFRARYVTDGAVQGQDADLGWSGLLVDDIKVTNGATTVFADGAETSPNGWTLDGFRSVGASYDTAYDQFYLASNRTYTSYDKYLQTGPYNFSFPDRPDFVEKFPYQDGLLVNYWDTSFSDNNTSTHPGGGLVLPVDANPFVHYNLQGQAWRGRIQNYDAPFGLQTSDSFYLTSGGRKSYIRGRAANPLFDDSDPNRYFQPFADAGLPRVGVKVAGAGVKMQVLSQSGTGMQVRVY; translated from the coding sequence GTGAGATCCACGACCCTTGGGCTTTCCCTTGCCCTGATCACCGGACTCGGGGCGCTGAGCATCGCCCCGGCCACCTCGGCCCCCGCCGAGACCAAGCGCAGCGTCGGGGAGGCGCATGCGGCCAACTCGGAGCACGTGCTGCCCAACCCGGAGGCCGAGAAGCAGGCGGCCCTGCGCCAGCAGGCCTGGGCCGACGTGCTCAGCGGCGAGGCGTCGCCGCAGACCATCAACGGCACCAGCGTGCTGAAGGTCGGCAAGGAGCCGGCCGCCCGCGGCAAGGCCGGAGCCCGCAAGGGCAAGGCGGCCACCACGCAGGACCAGTACGTCGAGCTCGGCAACGAGCGCACCGACGAGGTCTTCGTGCTGCTGGTCGACTTCGGCAACCAGCGCCACCCGAACTACCCCGACCGTGACACTGATCCGCTGACGCCCGGCCCGGTCACCTTCGAGGGCCCCGGGTTCAACGAGATCCCCCAGCCCGGTCCCAACGACAACTCGACGCAGTGGCGCAAGAACTTCAACAAGAAGTACTACAAGGACCTCTACTTCGGTGAGGGCGACCTGAAGGACTCGCTCAAGAGCTACTACGAGCGCCAGTCCTCGGGTCGTTACAGCGTCGACGGCATGGTCACCGACGTGGTGACCGTCCCCTACAACGAGGCGCGCTACGGCCGCAGCAACGGCTACCCCTGCGCCGGCAACGTCTGCAACAACACCTGGAACCTCATCTCGGACGGCATGACCCAGTGGGTCGCCGACCAGAGGGCCGCCGGCAAGACCGACGCGCAGATCAAGCGGATCGTCTCGAAGTTCGACAAGGTCGACCGCTACGACTTCGACGGCGACGGCAACTTCGACGAGCCCGACGGCTACATCGACCGTTTCCAGGTCATCCACTCCGGTGGTGACCAGGCCGACGGTGACCCGATCTACGGCGAGGACGCCATCTGGAGCCACCGCTGGAAGGCCTTCCAGGGCACCGGCCAGGGCCCGACGCCCGGTGGCGTCGCCAACCCGGACGGTGGCACGCAGATCGGCAACACCGGCATCTGGGTGGCCGACTACACGGTGCAGCCCGAGAACGGCGGCATCTCGGTGGTCGCGCACGAGTACGGCCACGACCTCGGCCTGCCCGACCACTACGACACCGCCGCCTCCGGGGACAACCCGGTCAGCTGGTGGACGCTGATGGCGCAGAGCCGCGTGTCCGCGGCAGGCGACCAGGGCATCGGCACCCGCGCGGCCGACCTCGGGGTGTGGGACAAGCTGCAGCTGGGCTGGCTCGACTACGAGACCGTCGTCGCCGGGCAGGACCGCACCATCGACCTCGGCCCCCACGAGTACAACTCGAGCAAGGCCCAGGGTGTCGCGGTCGTGCTCCCCGACAAGCAGGTCGCGACCACGCTGCCGACCCCGGCCGAGGGCACCAAGCAGTGGTACAGCGGTGCCGGCGACGGCTACGAGGCCACCATGGCCCGCACCGACCTCGCGATCCCGGCCGGGACCACCACGCTGTCGCTCAAGGCGGCGTGGAACATCGAGGAGGACTACGACTACGGCTACCTCGAGGTGCAGTCGCCGGCCGGCAGCGGCACCTGGACGCCGCTGGACACCTCCGCGATCGACCCGGACACCGATGGTGACACCAACCCCGACAACGATCCCATCGCCGAGACGGGCATCGACGGCGTCAGCGACTACGTCACCGCGACCTACGACCTGTCGGCCTACGCCGGGCAGACCATCGGCTTCCGGGCCCGCTACGTCACCGACGGCGCCGTCCAGGGCCAGGACGCCGACCTCGGTTGGTCGGGCCTGCTGGTCGACGACATCAAGGTGACCAACGGCGCGACGACCGTGTTCGCCGACGGCGCGGAGACCTCGCCCAACGGGTGGACGCTCGACGGCTTCCGCTCGGTGGGGGCCAGCTACGACACGGCCTACGACCAGTTCTACCTGGCCAGCAACCGCACCTACACCTCCTACGACAAGTACCTCCAGACCGGTCCGTACAACTTCAGCTTCCCGGACCGGCCCGACTTCGTGGAGAAGTTCCCCTACCAGGACGGCCTGCTGGTCAACTACTGGGACACGTCGTTCTCCGACAACAACACCAGCACCCACCCGGGTGGTGGCCTGGTGCTGCCGGTCGACGCCAACCCCTTCGTGCACTACAACCTGCAGGGGCAGGCGTGGCGCGGTCGGATCCAGAACTACGACGCGCCGTTCGGCCTCCAGACCTCGGACTCCTTCTACCTCACCTCCGGTGGACGGAAGAGCTACATCCGGGGACGCGCGGCCAACCCGCTGTTCGACGACAGCGACCCGAACCGCTACTTCCAGCCCTTCGCCGACGCGGGCCTGCCCCGGGTCGGGGTCAAGGTGGCTGGAGCAGGGGTGAAGATGCAGGTGCTCTCGCAGAGCGGCACCGGCATGCAGGTCCGGGTGTACTGA
- the katG gene encoding catalase/peroxidase HPI translates to MSDELPNDSARATDTSDSNHANAEVGEMNEEGGAGKCPVIHHQPRPTEGDANQVWWPERLNLKILAKNQPVLNPLGEEFDYAAAFATLDLPAVKADIAAVLKDSQDWWPADFGHYGPLMIRMAWHSAGTYRVQDGRGGGGTGQQRFAPLNSWPDNGNLDKARRLLWPVKKKYGNALSWADLMILTGNVALEDMGFETFGFAGGRVDAWEPDDDVYWGPETEWLGGDRGGEQRYSGDRELENPLAAVQMGLIYVNPEGPEGKPDPLAAAFDIRDTFSRMAMNDEETVALIAGGHTFGKTHGAADPEEHVGPEPEGAPIETGGMGWLSTYGSGVGKDAITSGLEVTWTDVPTQWSNRFLEILFEHEWELEQSPAGANQWVAKDSEAIIPAPDEGGAKRRPTMLTTDLALRMDPAYEQISRRFLENPDQFADAFARAWFKLTHRDMGPVSRYLGPEVPSEELLWQDPIPAPAHVATAETVAAVKAKIADAGLTVSQLVSTAWAAASSYRGSDKRGGANGGRIRLEPQRSWEVNDPQQLAGVVTVLEGIAEAHDITFADTVVLAGNVGVEQAAAAAGVTVEVPFTPGRGDATQEQTDVESFAWLEPKADGFRNYVRSDAKLPAEYLLVDKANLLNLSAPELTVLVGGLRVLGANTAASTDGVLTERPGQLTNDFFVNLLDLGTVWSPAGSNDRYESGAWTGTRADLVFASNSELRAVAEVYAQDGAEEKFVHDFVAAWVKVMDNDRYDV, encoded by the coding sequence ATGTCCGACGAGCTGCCCAACGACTCCGCACGCGCGACCGACACCTCCGACTCGAACCACGCCAACGCCGAGGTCGGCGAGATGAACGAGGAGGGCGGCGCGGGCAAGTGCCCCGTCATCCACCACCAGCCGCGACCCACCGAGGGCGACGCGAACCAGGTCTGGTGGCCCGAGCGGCTCAACCTCAAGATCCTCGCGAAGAACCAGCCGGTGCTTAACCCGCTCGGCGAGGAGTTCGACTACGCGGCCGCGTTCGCGACCCTCGACCTGCCGGCCGTGAAGGCCGACATCGCGGCCGTGCTGAAGGACAGCCAGGACTGGTGGCCCGCCGACTTCGGCCACTACGGCCCGCTGATGATCCGGATGGCCTGGCACAGCGCCGGCACCTACCGCGTCCAGGACGGCCGCGGCGGTGGCGGCACCGGCCAGCAGCGCTTCGCACCCCTCAACTCGTGGCCCGACAACGGCAACCTCGACAAGGCCCGCCGCCTGCTGTGGCCGGTGAAGAAGAAGTACGGCAACGCCCTCTCGTGGGCCGACCTGATGATCCTCACCGGCAACGTCGCGCTCGAGGACATGGGCTTCGAGACCTTCGGCTTCGCCGGCGGCCGCGTCGACGCCTGGGAGCCGGACGACGACGTCTACTGGGGCCCGGAGACCGAGTGGCTCGGCGGCGACCGGGGTGGGGAGCAGCGCTACTCCGGCGACCGTGAGCTCGAGAACCCGCTCGCCGCGGTCCAGATGGGCCTCATCTACGTCAACCCGGAGGGCCCCGAGGGCAAGCCCGACCCGCTCGCGGCCGCCTTCGACATCCGCGACACCTTCAGCCGCATGGCGATGAACGACGAGGAGACCGTCGCCCTCATCGCCGGTGGCCACACCTTCGGCAAGACCCACGGCGCGGCCGACCCGGAGGAGCACGTCGGCCCCGAGCCGGAGGGTGCCCCGATCGAGACCGGCGGCATGGGCTGGCTCTCGACCTACGGCTCCGGCGTCGGCAAGGACGCCATCACGTCCGGTCTCGAGGTCACCTGGACCGACGTCCCGACGCAGTGGAGCAACCGCTTCCTCGAGATCCTCTTCGAGCACGAGTGGGAGCTCGAGCAGTCGCCCGCGGGTGCGAACCAGTGGGTCGCCAAGGACTCCGAGGCGATCATCCCGGCGCCCGACGAGGGCGGGGCCAAGCGTCGCCCGACGATGCTCACCACCGACCTCGCCCTGCGCATGGACCCGGCCTACGAGCAGATCTCGCGCCGCTTCCTCGAGAACCCCGACCAGTTCGCCGACGCCTTCGCCCGCGCGTGGTTCAAGCTGACCCACCGCGACATGGGCCCGGTCTCGCGCTACCTCGGCCCCGAGGTCCCCTCGGAGGAGCTGCTCTGGCAGGACCCGATCCCGGCCCCGGCGCACGTCGCCACCGCCGAGACCGTCGCTGCCGTGAAGGCGAAGATCGCCGACGCCGGCCTCACGGTCAGCCAGCTCGTGTCGACCGCCTGGGCCGCCGCGTCGTCGTACCGCGGCTCCGACAAGCGCGGTGGCGCCAACGGCGGTCGCATCCGCCTCGAGCCGCAGCGCAGCTGGGAGGTCAACGACCCGCAGCAGCTCGCCGGCGTCGTCACGGTGCTCGAGGGCATCGCCGAGGCGCACGACATCACCTTCGCCGACACCGTCGTCCTCGCGGGCAACGTCGGGGTGGAGCAGGCCGCAGCCGCGGCCGGCGTCACGGTCGAGGTGCCCTTCACCCCGGGTCGCGGCGACGCGACGCAGGAGCAGACCGACGTCGAGTCCTTCGCCTGGCTCGAGCCGAAGGCCGACGGCTTCCGCAACTACGTCCGCTCGGACGCCAAGCTGCCGGCGGAGTACCTCCTCGTCGACAAGGCCAATCTCCTCAACCTGAGCGCGCCCGAGCTGACCGTCCTCGTCGGCGGCCTCCGGGTCCTCGGCGCGAACACCGCGGCGTCGACCGACGGCGTGCTCACCGAGCGTCCCGGCCAGCTGACCAACGACTTCTTCGTCAACCTGCTCGACCTCGGCACGGTCTGGTCGCCCGCGGGCTCCAACGACCGCTACGAGAGCGGTGCCTGGACCGGCACGCGGGCCGACCTGGTCTTTGCGTCGAACTCCGAGCTGCGCGCGGTGGCCGAGGTCTACGCCCAGGACGGCGCCGAGGAGAAGTTCGTCCACGACTTCGTCGCAGCGTGGGTCAAGGTCATGGACAACGACAGGTACGACGTCTGA
- a CDS encoding glycoside hydrolase family 16 protein, which translates to MTTEDFEGPDLADDRWVPHYLPHWSSREGTRASYAVRDSVLRLTIPVGQGLWCPDRHTPALRVSTIASGLYAGPLGSTVGQQPFAEGLTVTEEQARFEGWLVSGGRVTVRARADLTARSMVSVWMTGFEDEPDRCGEVCVFEVFGDTVTPASAGVGAGVHRFRDPALREDFSVTPVDLDLREWHEYAVSMTASGCTWTVDDVPLRTSAECPAYPLQMFVGVLDFPDREDGSTRDHEPTFEVDWIRHEPL; encoded by the coding sequence GTGACGACGGAGGACTTCGAGGGTCCCGACCTCGCGGACGACCGGTGGGTGCCGCACTACCTGCCCCACTGGTCGTCCCGCGAGGGGACGCGGGCGTCGTACGCCGTCCGCGACTCGGTGCTGCGCCTGACCATCCCGGTCGGCCAAGGCCTGTGGTGTCCCGACCGGCACACCCCCGCGCTGCGGGTCTCGACGATCGCCTCGGGGCTCTACGCCGGACCGCTCGGCTCGACGGTCGGGCAGCAACCGTTCGCCGAGGGCCTGACGGTCACCGAGGAGCAGGCGCGCTTCGAGGGGTGGCTCGTCTCCGGCGGACGTGTGACCGTCCGGGCGCGCGCCGACCTGACCGCGCGCTCGATGGTGTCGGTCTGGATGACCGGCTTCGAGGACGAGCCCGACCGGTGCGGCGAGGTGTGCGTCTTCGAGGTCTTCGGCGACACCGTCACCCCGGCGTCCGCCGGGGTCGGTGCGGGCGTGCACCGGTTCCGCGACCCCGCGCTGCGGGAGGACTTCTCGGTGACGCCGGTCGACCTCGACCTGCGGGAGTGGCACGAGTACGCCGTCTCGATGACCGCGTCGGGGTGCACCTGGACCGTCGACGACGTGCCGCTGCGCACGTCGGCGGAGTGCCCGGCGTACCCCCTGCAGATGTTCGTCGGCGTCCTCGACTTCCCCGACCGCGAGGACGGCAGCACCCGCGACCACGAGCCGACCTTCGAGGTCGACTGGATCCGGCACGAGCCTCTGTAG
- a CDS encoding homocysteine S-methyltransferase family protein, whose protein sequence is MTTWRLPDHPAGWVTDGGLETDLVFHHGIDLPEFAAFPLLDDQEGREVLTDYFRGFTEVAADAGAGLLLETPTWRANADWGARLGYDDHALRRVNHDAVSFLAALAEEHVREHGGETLVGGTIGPRGDGYQAGDLDADRYADYHLAQVAAFAEAGADLATVLTLTTVAEAVGVVRAAQDVGLPLAVSFTVETDGRLPDGTPLGEAVQQLDAATGAGAAHLLVNCAHPDHVRPGIEASAPWAARIAGLRVNSSRQTHAELDEAEVLDEGDLDDLAARTRALADELPSVRIVGGCCGTDVRHVAAMWDGWTPVGGRTK, encoded by the coding sequence ATGACGACATGGCGGCTGCCGGACCACCCCGCAGGCTGGGTCACCGACGGCGGGCTCGAGACCGACCTGGTCTTCCACCACGGGATCGACCTGCCGGAGTTCGCGGCCTTCCCGCTGCTCGACGACCAGGAGGGGCGCGAGGTCCTCACCGACTACTTCCGCGGCTTCACCGAGGTCGCGGCGGACGCCGGAGCCGGGCTGCTGCTCGAGACCCCGACCTGGCGGGCCAACGCCGACTGGGGCGCCCGGCTGGGGTACGACGACCACGCACTGCGCCGGGTCAACCACGACGCGGTCTCCTTCCTGGCCGCGCTCGCCGAGGAGCACGTCCGCGAGCACGGGGGCGAGACCCTCGTCGGCGGCACGATCGGGCCGCGGGGCGACGGCTACCAGGCCGGTGACCTCGACGCGGACCGCTACGCCGACTACCACCTGGCGCAGGTGGCGGCGTTCGCCGAGGCGGGCGCCGACCTGGCGACCGTGCTCACGCTGACCACGGTGGCCGAGGCCGTCGGGGTGGTCCGGGCGGCCCAGGACGTCGGGCTGCCGCTGGCCGTCTCGTTCACCGTCGAGACCGACGGCCGGCTCCCGGACGGTACGCCCCTGGGCGAGGCGGTCCAGCAGCTCGACGCCGCGACGGGTGCCGGCGCCGCGCACCTGCTGGTCAACTGCGCGCATCCCGACCACGTGCGGCCCGGGATCGAGGCGTCAGCACCGTGGGCCGCCCGCATCGCGGGCCTGCGCGTGAACTCATCGCGCCAGACGCACGCCGAGCTCGACGAGGCCGAGGTGCTCGACGAGGGCGACCTCGACGACCTGGCCGCGCGGACCCGGGCGCTCGCCGACGAGCTGCCGTCGGTCCGCATCGTCGGCGGCTGCTGCGGGACCGACGTACGCCACGTGGCGGCGATGTGGGACGGCTGGACCCCGGTCGGGGGCCGCACGAAGTAG
- a CDS encoding sigma-70 family RNA polymerase sigma factor: MHEQGDQLDLAEAFEAERPRLTGIASRVLGDHAEAEDVVQQAWLRLDRARDGGTEIDSLPAWLTTVTTRLCLDRLRARTPVPVEEVDLVGAAETAPDPADDVALADTVGIALQAVIDRLSPRERVAFVLHDSFGFEFGTIAAVLDTSPVAARKLASRARAKVAQPRTDDALADWEVVDAFMDAARGGDLERLLQLLAPDAALSADEAAILSGTPSSIEGREAMAGFFNGSAHSALAVYVGDRPGAAWYLRGEAKVAFDFEVADGRVRAIVLRAAPDALAQVVRRKGAERR, encoded by the coding sequence ATGCACGAGCAGGGTGACCAGCTGGACCTGGCGGAGGCGTTCGAGGCGGAGCGACCGCGGCTCACCGGCATCGCGAGCCGGGTGCTCGGCGACCACGCCGAGGCCGAGGACGTCGTCCAGCAGGCCTGGCTCCGGCTCGACCGCGCGCGCGACGGCGGCACGGAGATCGACAGCCTCCCCGCCTGGCTGACGACGGTCACGACCCGCCTGTGCCTCGACCGGCTGCGGGCCCGGACGCCCGTCCCGGTCGAGGAGGTCGACCTGGTCGGAGCAGCCGAGACGGCTCCCGACCCGGCCGACGACGTCGCGCTCGCCGACACGGTGGGCATCGCGCTCCAGGCGGTGATCGACCGGCTGTCGCCGCGCGAGCGGGTGGCGTTCGTGCTGCACGACAGCTTCGGCTTCGAGTTCGGCACCATCGCCGCAGTCCTCGACACCTCACCCGTGGCGGCCCGCAAGCTCGCCTCTCGCGCCCGGGCGAAGGTCGCCCAGCCCCGGACCGACGACGCGCTCGCCGACTGGGAGGTCGTCGACGCCTTCATGGATGCCGCCCGCGGCGGGGACCTCGAGCGCCTCCTCCAGCTGCTCGCCCCGGACGCCGCCCTCAGCGCCGACGAGGCAGCGATCCTGTCCGGCACCCCGTCGTCGATCGAGGGGCGCGAGGCGATGGCCGGCTTCTTCAACGGCAGCGCCCACTCGGCGCTCGCCGTCTACGTCGGCGACCGGCCCGGTGCGGCGTGGTACCTGCGGGGCGAGGCGAAGGTCGCCTTCGACTTCGAGGTCGCCGACGGCCGGGTCCGGGCGATCGTCCTGCGCGCCGCCCCGGACGCCCTCGCGCAGGTCGTACGCCGCAAGGGCGCCGAGCGCCGCTGA